In the genome of Croceimicrobium hydrocarbonivorans, one region contains:
- a CDS encoding PAS domain-containing sensor histidine kinase, which yields MAAPRSSAFQEISSDNQLLIALEQEAPFGYWICHVPSGEVFVNNALAVSIGIDRHASEDFKAHTLGAKQFNYCLEIYHKGESNHFQLNYASNKDFLNFEVEQRLLENYPDYFVALHLYAPQNPWHDDQLYYPYLIKIDREGRYLFHNTLYVEHFFAEKASRIGENSMADVAEQSREIGRETAHYCLEHPGLICNVRIEKKNPRGAGFVSTHWQFISFPDCYGDVDVIYARGFDISALQAAEEQLDARQRELNFFFENQMIGVFFMMLPEPQEWNEDTDKDAVVKYAFENQVITRCNKMILDQYGFQSEDEFLNLSPRDFFLHDIESGLNVWKNFFEKGHLHNLTEERRTDGSLIKIEGDYLLLRDDKNRIVGHLGLQQDVTDREAERAKSRAHREQLEKLTESIPGVVFQVDYEPNKNLSLSFLSKAFEEVNFGIQRQNLVDDPSSIMQVISPKDYSTLLGSVVYSARNFKDLDTEFRIENKLGEERWFRIRVRPESKSAERSSWYGILTAIDDQKAFEKEQHKLALIARNTSDLIMIISPEGKVDWLNTACMEFFGWKPDFALNKEPEQLFKSQENRKQKEDLLIAIYAQRSIELKVLLDAEEGARWLHVRNKPIWNANGEFLYSLLVMQDIHEEEVKNKEMEALLNITSEQNKRLQSFTYIVSHNIRSHSANLQGLIEAVDLAKSEDEKQELWDYLRKVSDGLESTIKHLNEIIAINQSLNRSKANLRLSDEVQRILDILGAELKALNAKVELDFNTEAEVYSVRAYLESILLNLLSNTLRYRHPDREPRVHIRLGENREFHILEVQDNGLGIDLKRYKDRLFQLYQTFHQHPKARGLGLYIMKNQVEAMGGKVELKSIVNQGTTFKIYLPKEI from the coding sequence ATGGCTGCTCCCCGGTCTTCGGCATTTCAAGAAATATCTTCCGATAATCAATTACTTATTGCCTTGGAGCAGGAAGCTCCCTTTGGCTATTGGATTTGCCATGTTCCCAGTGGTGAAGTCTTTGTGAATAATGCCCTGGCGGTTTCTATTGGTATTGATCGCCATGCTTCTGAAGATTTTAAAGCTCATACACTAGGGGCAAAACAATTTAATTATTGCCTGGAGATATACCATAAAGGAGAGTCGAATCACTTCCAATTAAACTACGCTTCCAATAAAGACTTTCTAAACTTTGAAGTAGAACAAAGGCTCTTGGAAAACTATCCGGATTATTTCGTGGCATTGCATTTATATGCTCCGCAAAATCCATGGCATGATGATCAACTCTATTATCCTTATTTAATTAAAATAGATCGGGAAGGAAGATATCTCTTCCATAATACTCTGTATGTCGAACATTTTTTTGCCGAAAAAGCTTCTCGAATTGGGGAAAACTCCATGGCCGATGTAGCTGAACAAAGCAGAGAAATCGGTCGGGAAACGGCCCATTATTGCCTCGAGCATCCGGGATTAATTTGTAATGTACGGATCGAGAAAAAGAATCCGCGTGGAGCAGGATTTGTAAGTACGCATTGGCAGTTTATTTCCTTTCCGGATTGTTATGGAGATGTAGATGTGATCTATGCCCGAGGCTTTGATATCTCTGCTTTGCAAGCAGCAGAAGAACAGCTGGATGCCCGACAAAGGGAACTGAATTTCTTTTTCGAAAATCAGATGATCGGAGTATTTTTCATGATGCTGCCAGAACCTCAGGAGTGGAATGAGGATACTGATAAGGATGCAGTGGTAAAATATGCCTTTGAGAATCAGGTGATCACCCGCTGTAATAAAATGATCCTCGATCAATATGGCTTTCAGAGCGAAGATGAATTCTTAAATCTTAGTCCGCGAGATTTCTTTTTGCATGATATAGAATCCGGACTTAATGTGTGGAAAAACTTTTTCGAGAAAGGTCATTTACACAATTTAACCGAGGAACGGCGAACCGATGGAAGCCTGATTAAAATTGAAGGTGATTATCTGCTTTTACGCGATGATAAAAATCGAATTGTAGGTCATTTAGGCTTACAGCAAGATGTTACAGACAGGGAAGCCGAAAGAGCAAAGTCCAGGGCCCATCGCGAACAATTGGAAAAACTAACGGAAAGCATTCCGGGAGTAGTTTTTCAGGTAGATTATGAGCCTAACAAAAATTTGTCGCTAAGCTTTTTAAGCAAGGCTTTTGAAGAGGTGAACTTTGGGATTCAACGGCAAAACTTGGTCGATGACCCTAGTAGTATAATGCAAGTAATTAGTCCCAAGGATTACTCTACCCTTTTGGGATCTGTGGTTTATTCGGCACGTAATTTTAAGGATTTAGATACCGAATTTCGAATTGAGAATAAGTTGGGAGAGGAGCGCTGGTTTCGCATTCGGGTGCGTCCGGAATCGAAGTCAGCTGAACGCAGCTCCTGGTATGGTATCCTCACCGCCATTGATGATCAAAAGGCCTTTGAGAAAGAACAGCATAAATTAGCTTTAATCGCCAGGAATACCTCCGACTTAATTATGATAATCAGTCCGGAGGGGAAGGTAGATTGGCTGAACACCGCCTGTATGGAATTTTTCGGCTGGAAGCCGGATTTCGCGCTCAATAAAGAACCAGAGCAGCTTTTCAAAAGTCAGGAGAATCGCAAGCAAAAGGAAGATCTACTCATTGCCATTTATGCCCAGCGCAGCATTGAACTGAAGGTTTTACTGGATGCCGAAGAAGGAGCACGTTGGCTACATGTTCGCAATAAACCGATTTGGAATGCCAATGGTGAATTCCTCTATAGCCTTTTAGTAATGCAGGATATTCATGAGGAGGAAGTGAAGAACAAGGAAATGGAAGCCTTGCTCAACATTACTTCTGAACAGAATAAACGCCTGCAGAGCTTTACCTATATCGTTTCCCATAATATTCGCTCTCATTCTGCTAATCTTCAAGGCTTAATAGAAGCGGTGGATTTGGCAAAAAGTGAAGATGAAAAGCAAGAACTATGGGATTATTTGCGCAAGGTTAGTGATGGCTTAGAGTCTACCATTAAGCATTTGAATGAGATCATAGCCATCAATCAAAGCTTAAATCGTAGCAAGGCTAATTTGCGACTCAGTGATGAAGTACAGCGGATTCTGGATATTCTTGGGGCTGAATTAAAGGCTCTAAATGCTAAGGTAGAACTCGACTTTAATACAGAAGCGGAAGTGTACTCCGTAAGAGCTTATTTGGAAAGTATCTTGCTCAATTTATTAAGCAATACCCTGCGTTATCGCCATCCAGATCGAGAACCTCGTGTACATATACGACTCGGTGAAAATCGTGAATTCCATATTCTGGAAGTTCAAGATAATGGGTTGGGAATAGATTTGAAGCGCTATAAAGATCGTCTCTTTCAATTGTATCAAACCTTTCATCAACATCCGAAGGCTCGGGGTTTAGGTTTGTACATTATGAAGAATCAAGTGGAAGCCATGGGTGGTAAGGTGGAGTTGAAGAGTATCGTTAATCAGGGAACCACCTTTAAGATTTACCTTCCTAAGGAGATTTAG
- a CDS encoding lysophospholipid acyltransferase family protein, protein MARLGSGEMFRTVKLPKIGREALLKTLLHLAKVKSVEELFSGTDSREENLFVDDVIRELDLSFQYFEEELKRIPTSGPVVLICNHPLAGIDALLLIKLVASIRPDLRIVGSDLWQRLKPIAHYWDLDESGVSSGASLSESLKEGKALAIFPAGSVSTNYRISKRQLEDGEWDVNMIREIADAQVPVTPVFFKANQTFLYHLLQRLGPIFQDLKVPSELRSYRSRPVTIRIGRTIYPKELALYPREHQLTALLRQRVYLLSNALHPEFKLFSPKRPAEPKPIADPVDADLIQEEYEFLLEKEALIEEKRSYQVFLCKAAQVPNMIREIGRLREITFRAIGEGSNLALDLDTFDYHYHHLVLWDKEEMRIVGAYRLAIGTEVYPKYGFNGFYLSTLFKFKKRIQPMLGRSLEMGRAFIIPAHQQKPLPLFVMWNGIREVMRRHEELEFIVGCASISNSFSIFSRNLMVAFLLKNFGDASLAQEIRPRKPFKLKLKAEARDMVMNSSPEDLVQFDRRIDEIEPGDLRIPPLIKKYLQQNALIVCFNVDPLFNNSLDGFMYIHRQNLEL, encoded by the coding sequence ATGGCCCGACTTGGTTCCGGAGAAATGTTTCGCACGGTAAAACTCCCTAAAATTGGCAGGGAGGCTTTACTCAAGACCCTATTACACCTGGCAAAGGTGAAGAGTGTGGAGGAGTTGTTTTCTGGAACGGATAGCCGGGAGGAAAATCTTTTTGTGGATGATGTTATTCGCGAATTAGATCTCAGCTTTCAATATTTTGAAGAAGAATTAAAACGCATTCCAACTTCTGGCCCGGTGGTATTGATTTGTAATCATCCCCTGGCCGGAATTGATGCACTTTTACTTATAAAATTAGTTGCGTCTATTCGTCCTGATCTACGAATAGTGGGCTCTGATCTTTGGCAGCGATTAAAGCCAATTGCCCATTATTGGGATTTAGATGAAAGTGGGGTGAGCTCTGGCGCTAGCTTAAGTGAATCCCTAAAAGAAGGAAAGGCCCTGGCAATTTTCCCGGCAGGCTCTGTGAGTACCAATTATCGTATTTCAAAACGTCAATTGGAAGATGGAGAATGGGATGTGAATATGATTCGTGAAATCGCTGATGCTCAGGTGCCGGTAACCCCAGTTTTCTTTAAAGCGAATCAAACATTTTTATACCACCTTTTACAGCGATTAGGACCCATCTTTCAGGATTTAAAGGTGCCTTCGGAATTGCGTAGCTACCGATCACGACCGGTAACCATTCGAATTGGACGTACCATTTATCCCAAGGAATTGGCCCTGTACCCGCGAGAGCATCAGCTTACAGCCTTATTGCGCCAAAGAGTGTATCTCCTTAGCAATGCATTGCATCCGGAGTTTAAGCTTTTTAGTCCTAAAAGACCTGCGGAGCCTAAACCAATAGCCGATCCGGTAGATGCAGATTTGATCCAGGAAGAATATGAGTTTTTGCTGGAGAAGGAGGCCTTGATTGAAGAAAAACGGAGCTATCAGGTATTTCTGTGCAAAGCAGCCCAGGTGCCTAATATGATTCGTGAGATTGGTCGCTTACGTGAAATTACCTTTCGGGCCATTGGTGAGGGCTCAAACCTGGCTTTAGATCTGGATACCTTTGACTATCACTACCATCATTTGGTGCTTTGGGATAAGGAAGAAATGCGAATAGTGGGCGCTTACCGACTGGCGATTGGTACTGAGGTCTACCCTAAATATGGCTTTAATGGTTTTTACCTAAGCACCCTTTTCAAGTTTAAGAAGCGTATTCAACCTATGTTAGGGCGTTCTTTGGAAATGGGAAGAGCCTTTATTATTCCGGCCCATCAGCAAAAGCCTTTACCTCTGTTTGTGATGTGGAATGGCATCAGGGAGGTAATGCGACGACATGAAGAACTGGAATTTATAGTGGGATGCGCTAGTATCAGCAATAGCTTTTCCATCTTTAGTCGCAATCTAATGGTGGCTTTCTTATTAAAGAATTTTGGCGATGCCAGTTTAGCCCAAGAGATTAGGCCCCGAAAGCCTTTTAAACTAAAATTAAAGGCAGAAGCTAGGGATATGGTTATGAATTCCAGTCCTGAGGATTTAGTGCAATTCGATCGTAGAATTGATGAAATAGAGCCCGGTGATCTGCGTATACCTCCTTTGATTAAAAAGTATTTACAGCAAAATGCATTGATTGTTTGCTTTAATGTAGATCCGCTATTTAATAATTCTTTAGATGGATTTATGTATATCCATCGTCAGAATCTTGAACTTTAA
- a CDS encoding aspartate kinase: MRIFKFGGASVKDAAGVQRVASIVQHFTADDILIVVSAMGKTTNALEDLVKSFLNGKKEDCSKQLKDLKNSHQQIIDELFPQSNERLTNEVGELFLQLETIVESPAVGSFNQVYDQIVGFGELISTKIVSAYLNFEGFENRWLDARKLIRTDQNYRAARVNWNLTRRLVLDNVKSGNSYITQGFIGSDDNFNPTTLGREGSDYTASVIAYVLQAEEVTIWKDVPGVLNGDPKVFQGTELLKKISFREAIELAFYGASVIHPKTIQPLQERGVPLRVRSFSDLDQEGTTISEGVNLEPFLPCFIRKSNQQLISLATRDLAFIAEDHLSKIYKLFHEYGLRVNLSQHAATSSSFCVNDDPIATPALLEQLKQSFDVSVIGDLELYTVRHYDNSAVADIQSRGRKLLEQVSTDTYQIVIRI; encoded by the coding sequence ATGCGAATCTTTAAATTCGGTGGAGCCAGTGTGAAAGACGCGGCAGGAGTGCAGCGCGTGGCATCCATCGTTCAACACTTTACAGCAGATGATATCCTTATTGTGGTTTCGGCCATGGGGAAAACTACCAATGCCCTTGAGGATTTGGTGAAATCTTTCTTGAATGGAAAGAAGGAGGACTGCAGTAAACAGTTGAAGGATTTGAAGAATTCGCATCAGCAGATTATTGATGAGCTTTTCCCTCAATCCAATGAGCGCCTGACTAATGAGGTAGGTGAACTATTCCTTCAGTTAGAAACCATTGTAGAGTCGCCAGCAGTGGGAAGCTTCAATCAGGTTTATGATCAGATCGTTGGTTTTGGAGAGTTGATATCCACCAAAATTGTATCAGCTTATTTAAATTTTGAAGGTTTTGAAAACCGTTGGTTGGATGCTCGAAAATTGATCCGTACCGATCAAAATTATCGTGCCGCCCGAGTAAACTGGAATTTAACCCGTCGTTTGGTTCTGGATAATGTGAAGAGCGGTAATTCCTATATCACTCAGGGTTTTATTGGCTCGGATGATAATTTCAATCCAACTACCTTAGGTCGTGAGGGATCCGATTATACCGCATCGGTAATTGCCTATGTTTTGCAAGCCGAGGAAGTGACTATCTGGAAAGATGTGCCCGGAGTTTTGAATGGAGACCCCAAGGTATTTCAGGGCACGGAATTATTGAAGAAGATCAGTTTCCGGGAAGCGATCGAATTAGCTTTTTATGGAGCATCGGTAATTCACCCTAAGACTATTCAGCCCCTGCAGGAACGCGGCGTGCCATTGCGTGTACGTTCATTTAGTGATCTGGACCAGGAGGGAACTACCATTTCGGAGGGAGTTAACTTGGAGCCCTTCTTACCATGTTTTATCCGCAAGAGCAATCAGCAATTAATCAGCTTGGCAACCCGAGATCTGGCTTTCATTGCGGAAGATCACCTTTCCAAAATTTATAAATTATTTCATGAGTATGGCTTGCGCGTGAATTTATCTCAGCATGCCGCTACCAGTTCATCCTTCTGTGTAAACGATGATCCTATTGCAACACCCGCTCTTTTGGAGCAACTTAAGCAGAGTTTCGATGTGTCGGTAATTGGTGATTTGGAGCTTTATACTGTTAGACATTATGATAACAGTGCGGTAGCAGACATTCAAAGCAGAGGACGTAAATTGCTCGAGCAAGTAAGTACCGACACTTATCAAATTGTAATCAGAATCTGA
- a CDS encoding BaiN/RdsA family NAD(P)/FAD-dependent oxidoreductase, with amino-acid sequence MKKRIAVIGGGAAGFFAAIHAASPDTEVVLFEKSNKLLSKVRVSGGGRCNVLHHCPYTSELVKAYPRGGRSLKKAFGRFGYPEARAWFEEQGLELKVEADGRVFPKSDSSESVIQVLEKAAQKAGVRIQMQKDLIQLETKEGGYRLEFRDRSTYDCEAVILALGGQPKESGYAFLKSFDLNWVQPCPSLFTFNVPQSPLKDLMGLSVPNAWVQIPATKWKEQGPLLITHWGFSGPAVLKLSAWYAPDLKERNYQFPILINWLGLSEEEARTQLQEYFFAHPAKGVANSRAFDMPSRLWKAILHLAEVPEGKSNRDLSKKEFNRLLENLLRSPFGVSGKTTFKEEFVTAGGLDLRDLDMQTYEVKKYPGLYAIGEFVNVDAITGGYNFQHAWTSAYLAGSKASKLD; translated from the coding sequence GTGAAAAAGCGAATTGCAGTAATTGGTGGGGGAGCGGCCGGTTTCTTTGCGGCTATTCATGCTGCCAGCCCCGATACTGAAGTAGTCCTTTTTGAGAAATCCAATAAACTACTTTCCAAGGTTCGGGTAAGTGGTGGTGGACGTTGCAATGTGCTACACCACTGTCCCTACACTTCAGAATTGGTGAAGGCCTATCCCCGTGGGGGGCGCTCCTTGAAAAAGGCCTTTGGTCGTTTTGGATATCCAGAGGCCCGCGCATGGTTTGAGGAACAGGGCCTGGAATTAAAGGTGGAGGCTGATGGTCGGGTTTTTCCCAAAAGCGACTCTAGTGAATCGGTAATTCAGGTATTGGAAAAGGCGGCACAAAAAGCCGGGGTGCGTATCCAAATGCAAAAGGATTTAATCCAGCTCGAGACCAAAGAAGGTGGCTATCGATTAGAGTTTCGTGATCGTTCCACATATGATTGTGAGGCGGTAATTCTCGCTCTGGGCGGACAGCCTAAGGAAAGTGGCTATGCTTTTTTAAAGAGCTTTGATTTGAATTGGGTTCAGCCTTGTCCTTCCTTATTCACCTTTAATGTACCACAGTCACCACTCAAAGATTTGATGGGCCTGTCGGTGCCTAACGCCTGGGTGCAAATTCCCGCTACCAAGTGGAAAGAACAAGGACCTTTATTAATTACTCATTGGGGATTTTCGGGGCCAGCAGTATTAAAGCTGAGTGCTTGGTATGCCCCGGATTTGAAGGAGCGCAATTATCAGTTTCCCATTTTAATTAATTGGCTGGGACTTTCGGAAGAAGAAGCGAGAACGCAATTGCAGGAATATTTTTTCGCCCATCCCGCCAAGGGAGTAGCAAACAGCAGGGCCTTTGATATGCCATCCCGTTTGTGGAAGGCCATTTTGCATTTGGCCGAGGTGCCGGAGGGTAAATCCAATCGAGATTTGTCGAAAAAGGAGTTTAATCGTTTGCTTGAGAATTTGCTACGCAGTCCTTTCGGCGTAAGCGGAAAAACCACCTTTAAGGAAGAGTTTGTTACTGCCGGAGGCCTCGACCTACGAGACTTGGATATGCAGACTTATGAAGTGAAGAAGTACCCAGGCCTCTATGCGATTGGCGAATTTGTGAATGTGGACGCCATTACCGGGGGTTATAATTTCCAGCATGCCTGGACCAGTGCTTATCTAGCGGGGAGCAAAGCCTCCAAATTGGATTGA
- a CDS encoding GNAT family N-acetyltransferase produces the protein MATEVEIIRGCAEDISDLLRLIKALADFEKAPQEVITTEAELLEDWEMGRFEYLVLKHAQDGIIGISLFYPRYSTWKGACYYLEDLIVEPEHRGKGYGKMLLEATADYAKEAGAKRLDWQVLDWNESAVRFYEKMGAGIETEWWNCKWWLNKQE, from the coding sequence ATGGCCACAGAAGTAGAAATTATTCGAGGCTGTGCAGAGGATATCTCTGATTTACTGCGCCTGATCAAGGCTTTGGCCGATTTCGAGAAGGCGCCGCAGGAAGTGATTACCACCGAGGCGGAGCTTTTGGAAGACTGGGAAATGGGCCGTTTCGAGTACTTAGTGCTAAAGCATGCTCAGGACGGTATTATCGGCATTTCATTGTTTTATCCTCGCTATTCGACTTGGAAAGGAGCCTGTTATTACCTTGAAGATTTAATCGTTGAACCTGAACATCGCGGTAAAGGCTACGGCAAAATGCTACTAGAAGCTACCGCCGATTATGCGAAAGAAGCTGGTGCAAAGCGATTGGATTGGCAGGTACTGGATTGGAATGAATCCGCCGTGCGCTTTTATGAGAAAATGGGCGCAGGCATTGAAACCGAATGGTGGAATTGCAAGTGGTGGCTCAATAAACAGGAGTGA
- the lysA gene encoding diaminopimelate decarboxylase: MLQLKNDHYEIGGLDVRQICEDFGSPLYIYDTAKMEAQYKRLQKAFKGSKLKINYACKALSNINVLRFFQQLGAGLDTVSIQEVELGLRAGFAAEEIIYTPNGVSMAEIEKAVAHGVRINIDNLSILEQFGAKYGNSYPVCIRMNPHIMAGGHSKISVGHIDSKFGISIHQRRHLERLVQSLNLNVEGVHMHTGSDILDVDTFLVGAQLLFDVARDFPDLKYLDFGSGFKVPYKADDIATNVEELGQKMTGMFKEFCAEYGRELEIEFEPGKFLVSESGTFCCQVNGLKQTTATVFAQVDTGMNHLIRPMFYDAYHHIENISNPKADPRVYTVVGYICETDTFANDRQIAEVRQGDILAFRNAGAYCFTMANNYNSRYKPAEVLVHKGKAHLITRRQNLEDLLHNQVEMEWPQK; encoded by the coding sequence ATGTTACAACTTAAGAACGATCACTACGAGATTGGCGGACTGGATGTACGCCAGATCTGCGAAGATTTTGGAAGCCCGCTTTACATATACGATACGGCCAAGATGGAGGCCCAATATAAACGTTTGCAAAAGGCTTTTAAAGGATCGAAGCTTAAGATTAACTACGCATGTAAAGCGCTAAGCAATATTAATGTGCTTCGCTTCTTCCAGCAATTGGGAGCCGGTTTGGATACTGTTTCTATTCAAGAAGTGGAATTAGGCCTTAGAGCAGGCTTTGCCGCCGAAGAAATCATCTACACTCCCAATGGAGTTTCTATGGCCGAAATTGAAAAGGCCGTGGCCCATGGTGTACGTATCAATATCGATAACCTCAGCATCCTGGAGCAGTTTGGCGCTAAATACGGTAATAGCTATCCCGTATGTATCCGGATGAATCCCCATATTATGGCTGGTGGTCATAGCAAGATTTCCGTAGGGCATATCGACTCCAAATTCGGAATTAGTATTCATCAACGTCGCCATCTAGAGCGCTTGGTGCAAAGCCTGAACCTCAATGTAGAAGGTGTGCACATGCATACCGGAAGCGATATTCTGGATGTAGATACCTTTTTGGTAGGAGCCCAATTATTATTTGATGTAGCTCGCGATTTCCCCGATTTGAAATACCTAGACTTTGGTAGCGGTTTTAAGGTGCCTTATAAGGCAGATGACATTGCCACAAATGTTGAGGAGTTGGGGCAAAAAATGACTGGTATGTTCAAGGAGTTCTGCGCGGAATATGGAAGAGAACTTGAAATTGAATTCGAACCTGGTAAATTCCTGGTGTCTGAATCCGGAACTTTTTGCTGTCAGGTAAATGGCTTAAAGCAAACCACAGCCACCGTTTTTGCTCAGGTAGATACAGGTATGAATCACTTGATTCGTCCTATGTTTTACGATGCCTACCATCATATAGAGAATATTAGCAATCCCAAGGCTGATCCGCGAGTTTATACCGTTGTTGGCTATATCTGCGAAACCGACACCTTCGCCAATGATCGCCAGATCGCTGAGGTACGTCAGGGTGATATTTTAGCCTTCCGCAATGCCGGAGCCTATTGCTTTACCATGGCCAATAATTACAACAGTCGCTATAAACCAGCCGAGGTATTGGTGCATAAAGGCAAGGCGCATTTGATTACTCGTCGTCAGAATTTAGAGGACCTCCTGCATAACCAAGTGGAAATGGAATGGCCACAGAAGTAG
- the fbp gene encoding class 1 fructose-bisphosphatase: MERHITLGEFIIQNQKDFPYAKGELSALLSSIRLAGKMVNQEINKAGLANIIGAAGVENVQGEAQQKLDVLANDMFISTLRKRGEICGLASEEMEEHIVFNDEIHSNARYVVLIDPLDGSSNIDVNVSVGTIFSIFRRVSEPGTPVTLEDFLQPGHKQVAAGYLVYGTSTMLVYTTGNGVHGFTYDPGIGSFFLSHPNMRVKENGKIYSINEGNYVHMPEGVKKYIKWCQELDPATNRPLTSRYIGSLVADFHRNLLKGGIYIYPKGTKAPKGKLRLLYECNPMAFLIEQAGGKASDGHTRIMDILPTELHERVPFFCGSSEMVDQAEAFLREYQD; the protein is encoded by the coding sequence ATGGAAAGACATATTACTCTGGGTGAGTTCATCATCCAAAACCAAAAAGACTTCCCTTATGCCAAGGGAGAACTCAGTGCTTTGCTTAGCTCCATTCGCCTCGCCGGTAAAATGGTTAATCAAGAAATCAATAAGGCCGGTTTAGCCAATATTATTGGTGCCGCTGGTGTGGAGAACGTTCAAGGTGAAGCCCAGCAAAAACTTGATGTTTTAGCCAATGACATGTTTATCAGCACCCTGCGCAAGAGGGGCGAAATTTGTGGTTTGGCTAGTGAAGAAATGGAAGAACACATTGTGTTTAACGATGAAATTCATTCCAATGCACGCTATGTAGTATTGATCGATCCTCTGGATGGTAGCAGCAATATTGATGTTAACGTATCGGTTGGTACCATCTTTAGCATATTCCGCCGGGTGAGTGAGCCTGGTACTCCCGTGACCTTGGAAGACTTTTTACAACCTGGTCATAAACAAGTGGCAGCAGGATATTTGGTTTACGGCACCTCTACCATGTTGGTATACACTACCGGAAATGGAGTGCATGGCTTTACCTACGACCCGGGAATTGGTAGCTTCTTCCTTTCGCATCCTAATATGCGAGTGAAGGAAAACGGCAAGATTTACTCCATCAATGAAGGGAACTATGTACATATGCCCGAGGGGGTAAAAAAGTACATTAAGTGGTGCCAGGAATTAGACCCTGCGACCAATCGCCCTCTCACCTCTCGTTATATTGGCTCCTTGGTAGCTGACTTCCATCGCAACCTTTTAAAAGGCGGGATTTATATCTACCCCAAGGGAACCAAAGCCCCAAAAGGAAAACTGCGCTTATTATATGAGTGCAATCCGATGGCCTTCTTGATTGAACAAGCGGGTGGAAAAGCCAGCGACGGCCATACTCGAATTATGGATATCCTCCCTACCGAATTACACGAGCGCGTTCCCTTCTTCTGTGGAAGCTCTGAAATGGTAGATCAAGCAGAAGCCTTTTTGCGTGAGTATCAAGACTAA